A region from the Medicago truncatula cultivar Jemalong A17 chromosome 6, MtrunA17r5.0-ANR, whole genome shotgun sequence genome encodes:
- the LOC120575874 gene encoding cytochrome c biogenesis CcmF C-terminal-like mitochondrial protein — MVQLHNFFFFITSMVVPRGTAAPLLLKWFVSRDVPTGAPFSNGTIIPILIPSFPLLVYLHSRKFIRSMDGAKSGVLVRASRPILLPDIIGRSSSETRAGNASFRFVPVLHFLLIESKGDFSYLESFCGVLCLLFFRTLFSLPRDRSAKRERARRRIHQRLRPNPNGNEQQRNDKMGCSGHPHLERRVEGFGPVAFPVPPSSGGACVGGVPPEPEIGLEALALPTSRQLMAVGHDYHQKAPMKMNISHFGVCICMLGVLLSNTKKIQFTQRLPLGSELHMGKERCCFRGLDHLHGPTSHSICGNLMIYKPSLTNDRLMFEHDESLRADLLPINFPASYENGKLDNFLHRWMKNSENNNLWLTMFPEKRYFRETTSTTEVAIHTNPFTDRYASIGTGSSRTGGWYTTIIKLPFIFFIRIGFMLASSGGSRSLLRQLQKDKLRWNRESSVEFLIALKKSKESSTLSINRG, encoded by the exons ATGGTCCAACtacataactttttctttttcattactTCTATGGTCGTGCCTCGTGGCACGGCAGCACCCTTACTATTGAAATGGTTCGTCAGTAGAGATGTTCCCACAGGTGCCCCTTTTTCCAATGGGACTATAATTCCTATTCTTATCCCTTCATTCCCTCTTTTGGTCTATCTACATTCCAGGAAATTCATACGCTCCATGGACGGAGCAAAAAGTGGAGTCTTGGTCAGAGCAAGCCGCCCTATTCTATTACCAGACATAATTGGGAGAAGCTCATCCGAAACTAGAGCTGGAAACGCCTCATTTCGTTTCGTTCCCGTTCTTCATTTCCTTCTTATCGAATCCAAGGGGGACTTCTCATATTTAGAATCTTTCTGCGGTGTGCTCTGTTTACTATTCTTTCGTACTCTCTTCTCTTTACCACGCGATAGGTCAGCAAAGCGTGAGCGGGCGCGGAGAAGGATACACCAAAGACTTAGGCCTAACCCTAACGGGAATGAGCAACAACGAAATGACAAGATGGGGTGCTCCGGGCACCCCCATTTAGAAAGAAGGGTCGAAGGTTTTGGGCCTGTAGCTTTCCCCGTCCCCCCTTCGTCGGGTGGTGCTTGTGTGGGGGGTGTGCCACCTGAACCTGAAATCGGGCTTGAAGCTCTCGCCTTACCAACGAGCCGACAGCTGATGGCTGTTGGTCACGACTACCACCAAAAAGCTCCAATGAAGATGAATATTTCACATTTTGGAGTGTGCATCTGTATGTTGGGTGTTCTTCTGT CTAACACAAAGAAGATACAGTTCACTCAACGATTGCCTTTGGGTTCCGAACTCCATATGGGGAAGGAGCGTTGTTGTTTCCGAGGTCTCGATCATTTACATGGACCCACTTCTCATTCCATTTGTGGGAATTTGATGATCTATAAACCGTCCCTAACGAACGATCGCCTCATGTTTGAGCATGATGAATCACTTCGTGCCGACCTGTTGCCAATAAACTTTCCGGCCTCATATGAGAATGGAAAACTGGATAATTTTCTGCATCGGTGGATGAAGAATAgcgaaaataataatttatggtTGACCATGTTCCCAGAAAAAAGATACTTTAGAGAAACAACGAGCACGACTGAAGTGGCTATACATACAAATCCATTTACGGATAGATATGCTTCGATTGGAACTGGAAGTTCCAGAACAGGCGGCTGGTATACCACCATAATTAAActgccttttattttttttattcggATAGGATTTATGTTGGCTTCGTCGGGAGGCTCGCGTAGTTTGTTACGTCAGCTCCAAAAGGATAAGTTGCGTTGGAATCGAGAAAGTTCCGTGGAATTCTtaattgcattaaaaaaatcaaaggagTCTTCAACCCTCTCAATCAATAGAGGCTAG
- the LOC25479740 gene encoding O-acyltransferase WSD1 isoform X2, with translation MFPTSKSSLYDEYLDDYMSKIAMEHLPQDRPLWEIHIIKYPTKNAAGTLVFKLHHALGDGYSLMGALLSCLERADNPFLPFTLPSSKIRPKSIFNTKAFFKRSFPSIFSKVFDTISDFGWSMLKSSLVEDDVTPIRSCEDDIKLRKINISSVSFSMDRIKEVKSRLGVSTNDVIAGLIFFGIRLYMHQMNQDSSKNQSTALVLLNTRNIGGYKSVKEMVDIKNNNDGSAWGNQFAFLHVSIPKLSDKKYENPIEFIWEAHKEINRKKNSLATPLTGMILNMVKKLRGPEASAKFVYNTLRNSSTTISNIIGPMEQMALANHPIKGLYFMVVGPPESLTITIMSYMGKLRIAFGLEKDFIDKQKFISCMESSLEMIITAARKISIKENIFPLHYC, from the exons ATGTTTCCCACTAGCAAATCATCACTCTATGATGAATATCTTGATGATTATATGTCAAAAATAGCAATGGAACATTTACCACAAGATAGACCACTATGGGAAATTCATATTattaaatatccaacaaaaaatgCAGCTGGTACCTTAGTATTCAAACTTCATCATGCACTTGGAGATGGTTACTCTCTAATGGGAGCTCTTCTATCATGTTTAGAAAGAGCTGATAACCCTTTTCTTCCATTCACATTACCATCAAGTAAAATTAGacctaaatcaatttttaataccaAAGCATTTTTCAAGAGATCATTTCCCTCAATTTTCTCCAAAGTATTTGATACTATATCTGATTTTGGATGGAGTATGTTAAAAAGTAGTTTGGTTGAAGATGATGTAACACCAATTAGGTCTTGTGAGGATGATATCAAGCTAAGGAAAATTAATATCTCAAGTGTCTCATTCTCTATGGATCGCATCAAAGAAGTGAAATCAAGACTTGGAGTG AGCACAAATGATGTGATTGCTGGTCTAATTTTCTTTGGAATTCGACTATACATGCACCAAATGAATCAAGATTCAAGCAAAAATCAATCCACAGCATTGGTTTTATTGAATACAAGAAACATTGGAGGTTATAAGTCAGTTAAGGAGATGGTTGACATTAAGAACAATAATGATGGTTCAGCTTGGGGAAATCAATTTGCATTTTTGCATGTTTCAATTCCAAAGCTAAgtgacaaaaaatatgaaaatccaATTGAATTTATATGGGAAGCTCATAAAGAAATCAACAGGAAGAAAAATTCCTTGGCCACACCTCTTACTGGTATGATCTTAAATATGGTGAAGAAATTGAGAGGCCCCGAG GCTTCAGCCAAATTTGTATACAACACTTTGAGAAATTCAAGCACAACAATTTCCAACATAATTGGACCAATGGAGCAAATGGCTTTGGCTAATCATCCAATTAAAGGACTATATTTTATGGTTGTTGGTCCACCAGAG AGTCTAACCATAACCATTATGAGCTACATGGGAAAGTTAAGAATTGCATTTGGATTGGAGAAAGACTTTATTGACAAGCAAAAATTCATTTCATGCATGGAGAGTTCTCTTGAGATGATAATTACAGCAGCAAGAAAGATttccatcaaagaaaacatatttCCACTACATTATTgttaa